In the Pleuronectes platessa chromosome 23, fPlePla1.1, whole genome shotgun sequence genome, GGCTTGACCTGTGCTGTGGGTCTTTGTCATTCCCTTAGTATAAGACATAATAAGCTGTAACATTAATAACCTGCCTATtaactaattacattttcctTCCGATGGAGACTCTCCCTGTGTCTGGTGTTAATTAAACATTCTTCCCGGGCTGCATAAAGTTCCTAATGCTCTTTATACACAGGCGCACAGTTTAAGCATATAAGCACACGAAGCCTAGTTTTTCTATAACAACATTCATTGGTATGGTTTAACTGAGTACAGTGATAGAGGTGTGTATACGTGCAGACATGAAACATTAGCGCatgcaatgaaagttgaagTCAAATTTTtaaagctcagttttttttttcttgtcagaaCCTTTTTCCTCCTTGTGGAAAACTTTCCCATCAGCCTGTTCTTTCCACTTCAAGGTGACGCCACTCAGTCCTTTCTCCTTCAATCTGTCCTggagctgaaaaacagaaatAGCAGCTATTTTAAATACTTTCAACAGATTCCTTTgcttgttatgtttttttagtTAATTCAATTAGATTTATATtgcatatatattataataaacataatCTCAAGGAACTTAACATAGAAGGTCAAGACTTTAAAatgtatagagaaacccaacagttcccacaatgagaagCACTTTGACAAGTTCCATCAACTGAAAGAAACCTCTGAATGTGGgcaaaaaagagaggggggtgtaaaagaggaaagagaaaagagagacagtaggagagggggagagagtatagaaagaaacaaaaatgagTGATCATTATTATTGGAAAGATGTTATAAGTGACAGCAACAAGATtccatatattattattaataataataataattaaaaggaGAGTATTTAGAATTGTTGTTTGTCTGACTCCTGCAGCTCTGTACACATAAACAGCATCAGGTCCCTGAGTAAAATTTTCTTTTGAGTCATTTTTGGTCTTTATTGGAAAGATGATATTTACATGGACACTGTTCTTTCGTGGCAGGAGCTGTAACTGCTCAGCTACCAAGATATTTGTCTGCTggaatgtttgtattttgtgatcGTCACATAGCATCATGCCAAAATCAGGATTCATGTTTCCTggtctcaaataaaaaaatgcagatCTACATTACCAATACCTCGAAGAATAATATGTCATAAATAATTAGGTCAACCTGAGTCAACATGATTAAAACTCTTCTTTCCATTGTTGTGGCTGCTTTGCATTGTAGAACATCTGTGACTGgagtttttttacattcactcgTCTCCTTCATGGTTATTTGATGATGTTAAACTCTGTAATACATCTGTCCAGGGTCTATGAATGAGTTAATGTTTCAGGGTGGATTTTGGAGACTTGCCTGTTTCAGAATCTGTTCTTTCACAGCAGGGTCAGTCAGGTCCACAGAGGAGTCCTCTAGCTTCACCCTCATCTTCACCACAGTCTTCACTGCTGCTTAGACAAAGAACGAGGTTGATCAGGCCTGTCAGAAAActcacaaatacaaaaacaagcaactcagaaatagaaaaaaaagattctcaCTTGGGACGCTGTAGCAGACAaatgattttctttcttcacaggaAAATAACCTCCATTTTCCTCCCTGTTCCAAATCTGCAACACCACATATGACTTTCATCGAGCCAAGTGGGTTGAAACCATAATACCAGGAGCTGAATGAGTAGCTACTCCCGTCAGACCAGTAAATCTGAGGATCTCTGTACAAACCGATCCATGCCCAATTGCCATGGGGTATCAAGTTCTGTGTCTTGTTGTTGTCAGCGTCGTTCCTCACAGTGGCCAGATCTGTGTagtgttctctgcagtgcctctgaGCCTCAGACCAAGTCTTTGCTTGATTCCCCAGCACAAAGTCAGAATCCTCTAATGTTCCTGCAGTTAAGTTTGAGAACAAGAGAGGGATTGTTGAGATCACACAATGGTTTTCAAAATCACATCTTATATattatgttgtattgtaaaGATTAAATATCAAGCACATCATTACCGTTGTAGCAGACAAATTGACGCTGGTCATGGCAGTTATTATCATACCATGAGCCAGAATTTAACTGGATCACACAGAGCTCATTGTTGGGTTTGAGATTAGTGGGGTCAGTAGGATCCCAGTTCCTATATTCAGCTCCACTCTGGTTGAACCCATCTGACCACTTCCAGTCAATATGACTGTACAGGCCAATCCAAACCTTAGAGCTGTGACCAGCAGCAGAAACTGTGTCTTgaagtttcttcatttcttcagtgttttcaatAGTGGCCAGGTCTGTGTACTTCTCTCTGCAGTAGCTCTGAGCTTCAGTCCAATTCATTGCATCAGACACAAAGTGGTACTGATGGAGGAGGCATGTGGAGAAGGTGAGGCACCCTGAGGATGAAACCAGTTATTTTTGTTATGCATGAGGACTCAAATTAATCTCTATATTCAGATTTCCTGTTAGACATCATACAAACAGTTAGATTCACTGAcctgagagacacaagacacCAATGAAGATCCCTTCcatcctgatgctgctctgtggaCTGTCTGTGCCAGTGTTCACAACTAACACCAAACTTAACCAGTTGTAGTGCAGctttagggaaatgtaacaccaactcctcctcttctactgaAAATAGTCAGTGTTCTGTCGAATTCTATATGCAAAAAGATGCAAACAACATTGTTCTCGTTTATCTCTGGTGGCATCTCACTATGCAGAGAGTTCTGATGCAGGTAGTGAGTGAAtgaatgtctgtttgtcttgCTCACACCATGGATCCAATGATACCTCTGTGACAgggatgtttgaaatgtttatctATTAATTTGGTGATCACCTCTAATTCTATCCAATATGTAGATCAGATGAAAAGAAGGATGACaagtgaagaaaaataaatgaattaatgcATTGCTGCAGCTCTACAGCAGCAATGCCTGGAAGAATTGTTCTACATGATACTGTTCTTTCCAGTGTTCTGGCTGCTTTGCATTGTAAATCCTCTCTGGCAGGAGTTCTTTCTATTCACTCACCTCCCTCAGGGTTATTTGATGTCATCAAACTCTGTATTATATCTGTCCTGGGTCTATGAATGTGTTTCAGGGTGGATTTTAGAAACTTGCTGATTTCAGAATGTCTGCTTTCACAGCAGGGTCATTCAGGTCCAGAGGTGTCCTGCAGCTTCACCTCAAGaacgaggagagaaagaaaacacaagtttACAGTGGTACTAGCTTTGTGAAGAAGTACTTGGATCTTTTATTCACAACACAGTGAGGAACCTCTGGTCTCCAGGCTGCATGTTGCCCACAAGACAGTTTGATCAGGCCTTTCAGACAATTCACAAAAACAAGCAACTCAGAAATAAACTTCACCCCTGTGGTTGTTTGCCACTTTCAACCTGTGCAGTTTATTtctgtatacatttttttttctggactCGTATAAGgtcaccctgacctttgacctctgaaatctGATCCGTTCATCTTCAACATCTTCAAGTGACAACTgctcaaaatgtgaagaaatgaTCGAAACACAGACTtgaaatatcatgttcaagaggccaaaacatGTTCTATAAGTTAACCACCATCAactgaaatcgaatcagttcatctgtgagtctATGGCTGTGTTTCAAAATCTCTGACTAATCACCAGTGCACTATATGCTGAGTTCACAATTTTTTAGTGGTTTCCAAATGTTTCCAGATTTTTTTATACCCGATGTAATTGACTAATTTTTTCCCACAATACAACATGAAAAGTAGTGTACAACCAATAGTCACTAACCAAACAATATATACCATCAGGCATTGCACTTGTGGTGAAGAGACGAGAGGAGCGAGGGCAGCAAGAACAGCCCGACCTGTAGTTCTAATGTAAATAGAAGCAGAGCGGTGCATCACAGCCCAAAGTGTGGGAAAGAagattatttccacatttaaagATGATCATCCAACATGTGTTTTTCAATAATGCtgcaaagtaaacattttaaatgttcagcTCTTAGATCACTTGAGTTATCATAACATCCTTCTGAGTGTGAGCAAACAACCTGAAAACCTCTGCCTaggttaatgtgtatttttcaaAGGGAAAAATACACATTCAACTTTAGACCAACATATCTTTCAGTGTGGTCACTTCTGGCTGAATATGTTTATCTGTGCCAGTGTTCACCTCTAACACCTAACTGAACTAGTTCTAGTGCAGCTTTAGGAAAATGTaacaccagctcctcctcttctactgtAAATCGTCAATGTTCTGTTGAATTCTTTATGCAAAAAGGCAAAGATGCAAACAACAACATTGGTCTCATTTACCTCTGGAGACAAGTCACTATGCAGATAGTTCTGATCGTATCTGACCCAAGGTTTATCTATTAATGTTGTGATCACTGTGGTATGATGGAATAATAGTGTAagggatgcttttattttgtagtaacaGGATGTGAAGGGAGACCTGGGTGAGGCTGATTGACAGACCGGTAACATGCACACTGGTGTTCTGCTGTTAATAAGGTTTAATAAAGACCGACTTCGAATACGTCGTTGTACGAACCTCATTATAACCATAACTTGACAATCACCTCTAATTCCATCCAATATGTAGATCAGATGAAAATAGGTATGAAAAGAGAAGGGAACAAAATTATGaagagtattattattattattattattattattattattattattattatattgctaTCATCTAtgcattattttcattataacaaccagtctgatAATGGTTcctcgcctctctctctctctctctctctctctctctatctctctctctctcgctctctcgctctctctctctctctctctctctcgctctctctctctctctctctgtgtgtgtacatgcttctctctctctatctgtgtgcatgctgggagtttgTTGGTGGAGTGGTGGTTAGCGTGTGAGAGTTTGTGATATTTTTCGCAAATTGCTATACTTATATTCTAAACAACATCTCCTACTCGTCTGAGGACTGCCATGCTGATCAGAGGCCCgctggttgccatggtgacgATGAGGACTCTGACtgtcaggtgaaacacatgaggggcactgccccaccagatgcagatggcgctgttgtgcagaaagctcaatacatctgtactttgtggcaaaatatatattttattttattttatatacaaaGTAGCGTGAATTTCTGTGTGAATAAAattgactcacaagcattatagtcttgttttggagtcatttgatttgtgtgtttctctgtctgtgtgcttgctctgtgaactgagcttctctcttgccgtccctctctgctctgggggcaacggcccaagcttaaagctattgccatggaaacaccaatgagtGTGAACCACACAGGCCAAAGTTAATTTTGGGAGATGGGGCACTGTCAGCTGTGCCCcacgaaatctgcctagcaactcgactcgaataatgcgaaacgcgactccagctcctagcctgttgcctgctcggcttcacctgagctaacaggctaacaggctaacaagCTATCCCCGGTCAGTGAGGTttcacatatcggatgaataatacGGTTCGATGTTCggcttgttctcctgacagagaagctaaagacgTCTGTGCTCCCGTTTCTATGGTAGGTAAAGTTTAGTATTTTATATATGTGTTAGTAATGATTCGCAGGTACCtggcttgttagcttagctccgctagcctgcAGGCAAGATACCAGCAGTTAgggcgatgctaacgggaccgtACAGAGTTATTGACCAGACATGAACCGACATAAGCCGATCCCCACAGCAGAGAGCGTTAGTTTATGGGGaagaatctgagacaggagactgtgtgtgtccggAGAATAGCTccaccacgtaagatatctaatggtatgtaaagttgtttcactcgccaatccatttgacttgactactGTAGTATCTTTTCAGCAGTAGTGTCTTGTCGAAGTCGGTGTTGAAGAAATTCTCAGTGGACCCAGTACTTACAAGTATAATGTTTATTACACAAGAGtattacaggtcaggacgagtTTCTAGAAAACTCGGAGATAACACACAAGccgaatagtgaaaatctgatttgacTCTGCAAGGTAAGGCGTTTTATAGGGGTTGTTTACCACAAACCTACAGATAAAATGACGTCACACAACCGGGCCTTCTGCCTACATTTGGGAATGTGTCGTACCTTAAGATTTAAGGACCCGCTGaaaaccatctctcctcttattATTCCATAGGCAGTTCAAGGATAGTTCAAACTAGGAGAAACATACTGAACACATCTAGAGATAATACTTAAATGTCTGAACTTAAGATTCAAGGCGCCTTAAGATATTAACATGTCATTATGATCTATACTTATGCTAGAGAAACTCAGTAGCTGAATATTAACTTACCACTTATGGTTTGTAACTGTGCTATGGATATCTATTAGCTAAAGGAATATACTAcactacgttacacagattattactctgcagaaacagatttactgtgatcaactgaaacctgagtatttaaagtcacatctgcatttttttaaaagcagctttttaaagtagcattacatcatctaaagctctttattcagagtattgatgttgatgtgttgtaacgtgttacagtgaaaactagggttgcaaaattccgggaatattcaaagttagaaactttccatgggaattaacgggaatatacaggaatttatgtgggtaatttatactagcTGTATTTACCTtatcatatacagacataaatataaacatttgttttgtcatgcTGATTGAGTCCTGatgaaactttgggcacttgactatatgcttctggatctgtgtCACTCATAACTCAGGTCTTTGcatcgtatttgcaaatgtacacagcctttccttctacattggctggggtgaaatgtctccacacatgagatatattttccccagtaatatcatcgaaacttacctgactagtcctgcacactactgctgtagtgtgcaggatgctgggaattatctgcacaatgatggagaaatgcacagtggagggttgaaagtCACAGAGCagcatgtgctgcattccatacatctttaatatagagttttgaatgatgtttttattgctcagcgtttaatttgcgtatatatatttttttttcaaaattccctaaattcccgagctgaatattcccatggaaagtttttAGCCCCTTTACAACCCTagtgaaaactaaacttgtctGCTTCATTCTGTTTTTTACATCGTTAAACTTACCCACCACCTATTTCCTAAACTTAAATGATAATAatctgatgaactttgaagtaataaacttttattttgaccatGTAAAAGTCTATTAAGGAATTAACCTGGCACATATATGActttacatatctgtgtatttgtgttgaatgtttcTCTAGGATGTCCAACATGACTTCATAGAAAATTGCTCCACCagaaatttcaggctaaaatcGCCACTGCGAAGAAGCAACCAACATATCTAGATCATGAGTGTACATTTATATAGCCCTTATTagaaaatcacaatttgtcttgtGGGGCTTtgacaaggtgtgacatcctctgctcttaaccctcaacaagacaaggaaaactactaaaaaagTAGGAAAAAGAACgtggaaacctcagagagaaagTTGAGAGCTCTGTGTGACAGTTCAATGTTTCCTAATCTCTATAAACATGATAAACATCATGTATGTGAAGttctttaacttcctgtttcattataAAGTTCTGGCTTCATGGGTTTGACTGTTGATGTCACAGACATTACTTAAAAAATGAACATGGAAGCAGAGACCAAGGAAGGACTGTCTGTggcctacatttcccataatgctaTTTAAAGGATTTTTTGTTGCAAACTAAGAATTAGAATCtgggacatctagtggtgaagttgcattttgcagctgaGATCCCCTCACAGCTCGGTCCCCTTCcagacccgctcctgatgtaaatataaaatatttcaatataaagggctcaGTCCAGCGTAAAGACCACAATTTgtaaacattttatgtaaaacaCTAGCGAAAATATCAGTgggattatttaatattcaatttctgcaaaTAGATCCTTTCATCtaaatcaggggtgtccaaactacggcccacgggccatctgcggcccgcaatcctttttaaattggcccgcttccaaaaaaaaaaaaaatctaatttttttatttttaaactaacaatttagtagcacttttaagcacttaattatagcactttgtagtttaggtctatttttgaagataccgtactttcttgattcttgttgtcctgggtttgtacccttgaatgcacttattgtaagttgctttggataaaagcgtcagctaaatgaaaggtaatgtgatggactatggcccactgtattgcagctgtcctTCGGAAcgcagcttccccccccccccaactgtcaACAGTCCACTCCAGGGCAGGTGGGCGTGGCGCCGTGAGTGGCccggaccttcgtatttttttctatatgtggccctcgggataaaaagttttgACACCACTGACCTAATGTGATCCATGGCCATGCGTAGACGTCTCTGGCCCTTTCTTCCTCCACTAAGAAGGCCCTATTGTACCCCACATATGTttcaacacaacaataaatcatAATCCATAGAAGTTGTCAATTGATTTTTAAGCAAACAATTCCCTGGTACCAAAGGCCATTTAccaaatgtgaatatttgctaGTTTTGGGGTTTTCTTTGACAGTTAACTCAACAACTTACTAGTTTTGACTGTTGGTCAGATACTTGTCTCTGTGTTCACTGGGGTTTCAGGGAACGTTGATAGCCATTTATCACTATTTTCTGAGTGATAAGTATAACGTAAATAGTTATGGTACTTGCATTAGAATGTTGTACTAATGTAATTatttgtccatctttaaatctaaatttggATACTTAGGATACTGAATACCTGGCCAATAGAATGTCAAAAAACATAAAGGTTTATTGTTTAGAATGTACAGGCAGCATAACGTTCCACATGTGTgcagtgtgaacctgctctTCAGCTTATAGTCGGCTACTGTTTGGTACATTTGCCACTACTGATATTTCTGTGAAGAGCTCGTATTGTTAAGGTTTTAACTTCTTGGCATGTGTGCTGGTGCGCAAAATCAACTTGCAACACAATCAGAATCAAATTTAGTGTCACTTCTATAATATTCACTTAGCATACACAGGAATGATAAAGAAGAAAATGCCTTTCTCAGTCATACATAGTAAAAACTGACATTTGGAAAAAAGCAATAGAAAACAGGACTCAGAAGCCATTTGTTTTTGAAGTTGACAAAGTGCTTTGTTTAATACATGCTTAATACAAACTATAAAACCAAATTGCACATCCCAACATGGTGCCGAAACAGATCAGACATTCATCACTTCTCCGAATGAAAAATATGTGAATTTTATCCACAATTTATCTCGAGTCATTTGTTTCTCTACTGCAGAACAAATCCCTGACAATGCACAATGTATTATACAATGGACATGAAGGGTAACGTATTACATAAGGAGCTAAGTGaagcactttattaggtacaccaagctaaaactcaacacaaacagcCCTAAAGCATATCCTACCTTCGTGAAATgtacaatatttatataatatatggcaTTTTGTATGGGACTGCATTAGTTCCACTCAGTCTACCTAGGCATTGGTTATTATGAATTGGAATTGAAGATCTCTCACTTAAGATGGAGTACAAAAATAAGGGAGCATCTAAATTCTATGAGTTGGAGGGCCTCAAAATATGTTGAGAAAGGGACTTTGATCAAAATGATCCCAGAAGATAA is a window encoding:
- the LOC128430546 gene encoding secretory phospholipase A2 receptor-like, whose protein sequence is MEGIFIGVLCLSGCLTFSTCLLHQYHFVSDAMNWTEAQSYCREKYTDLATIENTEEMKKLQDTVSAAGHSSKVWIGLYSHIDWKWSDGFNQSGAEYRNWDPTDPTNLKPNNELCVIQLNSGSWYDNNCHDQRQFVCYNGTLEDSDFVLGNQAKTWSEAQRHCREHYTDLATVRNDADNNKTQNLIPHGNWAWIGLYRDPQIYWSDGSSYSFSSWYYGFNPLGSMKVICGVADLEQGGKWRLFSCEERKSFVCYSVPTVKTVVKMRVKLEDSSVDLTDPAVKEQILKQLQDRLKEKGLSGVTLKWKEQADGKVFHKEEKGSDKKKKTEL